The following proteins are co-located in the Spirosoma montaniterrae genome:
- a CDS encoding site-specific DNA-methyltransferase translates to MATGISKTFWAKEAASVETFLPDDFYPVWSNRSDHSNRLFYGENLSVLRDLVADESIREKVSLIYIDPPYSTNTIFQTRQQEDAYTDLLQGDDYVSFMGDRLQLMRELLSEEGSIFVHLDANMVFHVKVLMDDIFGRGNFRGMITRQKCRPKNYTKKTFGNISDYILYYSKSVNPIWNRPLAEWTDEKMLKEYQCVDEKGRRYKKVPIHAPGVRNGSTGTEWRGMMPPPGKHWQYTPEKLDEFDARGEIYWSANGNPRRKVYWDANGGIPIQDIWLDCIDAANQNTVITGYPTEKNPLILKRIIEASSNEGDLVLDCFAGSGTTLTVASELGRRWIGVDCSETAIRTILNRFKYGSKPMGDYVQKSSKKNADLFDGLYGGSVNPKRNSNGHNVINNFSFYIPTGLESSFDDVLENLITSINDSALSSELQAPKAL, encoded by the coding sequence ATGGCAACAGGCATTTCAAAAACGTTTTGGGCAAAAGAAGCGGCTTCGGTAGAAACATTTTTACCAGACGATTTTTATCCCGTTTGGTCGAACAGATCCGACCATAGTAACAGATTGTTTTATGGTGAAAATCTTTCCGTTCTGCGTGACTTAGTTGCAGATGAAAGCATTCGTGAAAAAGTGAGTTTGATCTATATTGACCCACCGTATAGCACGAATACAATATTTCAGACGCGGCAGCAAGAGGATGCTTATACCGATTTATTGCAGGGAGACGACTATGTTTCCTTCATGGGTGATAGGCTCCAATTAATGCGTGAATTACTATCGGAAGAAGGTTCTATTTTCGTGCATTTGGACGCAAACATGGTTTTTCATGTCAAAGTCTTAATGGACGATATTTTTGGGAGGGGAAATTTTCGGGGTATGATTACCCGCCAAAAATGTCGCCCTAAGAATTATACAAAAAAGACGTTCGGTAATATATCAGACTATATTCTGTACTATTCCAAATCAGTAAATCCAATTTGGAACCGCCCCTTAGCGGAATGGACGGACGAAAAGATGCTTAAAGAGTATCAGTGCGTTGATGAGAAGGGTCGCCGGTACAAAAAAGTACCTATTCACGCTCCAGGTGTGCGAAACGGTAGCACTGGTACTGAATGGCGTGGTATGATGCCCCCGCCGGGAAAACATTGGCAATACACTCCAGAAAAGTTAGACGAATTTGATGCTCGCGGAGAAATTTATTGGTCGGCCAATGGCAACCCTCGGCGCAAGGTCTATTGGGACGCTAATGGGGGAATTCCCATTCAGGACATTTGGTTGGATTGTATAGATGCCGCCAACCAAAATACCGTCATCACAGGCTATCCAACAGAGAAAAATCCACTCATTTTGAAGCGTATTATCGAAGCGTCAAGTAACGAGGGCGACTTAGTTTTAGATTGTTTCGCTGGATCAGGGACGACCCTTACTGTAGCATCTGAGTTAGGACGCAGATGGATCGGGGTCGATTGCAGCGAAACCGCGATCAGAACTATTCTGAACAGATTTAAGTATGGGTCAAAGCCGATGGGCGACTACGTACAGAAATCTTCTAAAAAAAATGCTGACTTATTTGATGGGCTATACGGCGGTTCTGTAAATCCAAAACGGAACAGCAACGGCCACAACGTGATAAATAACTTCTCTTTTTACATACCAACAGGTTTAGAAAGTTCATTTGATGATGTTTTAGAGAATTTAATAACTTCGATTAACGATTCGGCACTTTCATCTGAACTCCAGGCACCGAAAGCGTTATAA
- a CDS encoding 3-phosphoshikimate 1-carboxyvinyltransferase: MNAVRLTPPTRPVRATIPLASSKSESNRALIINALTGFAGDLKNLSTARDTQTMIRLLKAEDPVADVLDAGTTMRFLTAYFAVTGQRKTMTGTPRMCERPIGILTDALRSLGADITHLNQDGYPPLQLNGFSYSGNNQLSIRGDVSSQYISALLMIAPTLPDGLVLNLTGAIGSRPYIEMTIEQMRHFGADVTADWGARSIHVSPKPYIPTSYTIESDWSGASYWYSVVALSPDADTEIELLGLKARSLQGDSAIADIMRPLGVESTFTETGVRLTKRPAQPALSWDFTDCPDLAQTVAVCAAMTGTALTLTGIESLKIKETDRVLALQTELQKIGAELVEVIPNTEYRITNHLSLIAHHSSLITTYDDHRMAMAFAPVAMQREILIEEPGVVAKSYPSFWDDMARIVRVETITDGTKHLA; the protein is encoded by the coding sequence TTGAACGCCGTTCGATTAACCCCGCCAACCCGCCCCGTTCGGGCTACGATTCCGCTTGCTTCGTCGAAGAGCGAAAGCAACCGCGCCCTGATTATCAACGCCCTGACCGGCTTTGCGGGTGATCTGAAAAACCTCTCGACCGCCCGCGATACGCAGACGATGATTCGGCTGCTAAAAGCAGAAGACCCGGTTGCCGATGTACTCGATGCCGGTACGACGATGCGGTTTCTGACGGCCTACTTTGCCGTAACAGGCCAGCGCAAAACCATGACCGGCACCCCGCGCATGTGTGAGCGACCCATCGGAATCCTGACCGATGCGCTGCGCTCGCTCGGTGCCGATATTACGCACCTCAACCAGGATGGCTATCCGCCCCTGCAACTGAACGGTTTTTCGTATTCAGGGAACAATCAACTGAGCATCCGGGGCGACGTGAGCAGCCAGTACATTTCGGCCCTGCTGATGATTGCCCCTACCCTGCCCGATGGGTTGGTACTGAACCTGACCGGTGCTATCGGCTCGCGGCCTTATATCGAAATGACCATCGAACAGATGCGCCACTTCGGAGCCGACGTTACCGCCGACTGGGGTGCACGGAGTATCCACGTTTCGCCAAAACCCTACATACCAACGAGTTATACCATCGAATCTGATTGGTCGGGCGCGAGTTACTGGTACAGTGTGGTGGCCCTCTCACCCGATGCTGACACCGAAATTGAGTTGCTGGGTCTGAAAGCGCGGTCGTTGCAGGGCGACAGTGCCATTGCTGACATCATGCGTCCACTGGGCGTAGAAAGCACGTTTACTGAAACAGGTGTGCGTCTGACCAAACGACCGGCCCAGCCTGCCCTGTCGTGGGATTTTACCGACTGCCCCGACCTGGCCCAGACCGTAGCCGTGTGTGCGGCCATGACCGGCACCGCCCTGACGCTGACGGGCATCGAAAGTCTGAAAATTAAAGAAACCGACCGCGTACTGGCCCTGCAAACCGAGTTGCAAAAAATTGGCGCGGAGCTGGTGGAGGTAATTCCGAACACTGAATATCGAATAACGAACCATTTATCACTCATCGCTCATCACTCATCACTCATCACTACCTACGACGATCACCGGATGGCGATGGCGTTTGCGCCGGTAGCCATGCAGCGCGAAATTTTGATTGAGGAGCCGGGCGTAGTAGCAAAATCATATCCGAGCTTCTGGGACGATATGGCCCGGATTGTTCGGGTCGAAACCATCACTGATGGCACAAAACATCTGGCTTAG
- a CDS encoding Rpn family recombination-promoting nuclease/putative transposase — MSFIIVELAKFTKQVAEIETDLEKLVYTMKTLHTTKPTQYPAFWNEEWLRRAIDELDTRKMTPEERAYFARVTAANAEAVKAEKQKIREAVEQNEVAIKTEAVAKAIKRGKLTIEEIAEDSGVSVDFVLEIQRSLTSNS; from the coding sequence ATGTCGTTTATTATCGTAGAGCTCGCTAAATTTACCAAGCAGGTAGCTGAGATAGAGACCGATTTAGAAAAACTGGTTTATACGATGAAGACGCTCCATACGACCAAACCCACGCAGTACCCGGCCTTCTGGAATGAGGAGTGGCTACGCCGGGCCATTGACGAGTTGGATACGCGAAAAATGACTCCTGAAGAACGGGCTTATTTTGCCCGTGTGACAGCCGCCAATGCTGAAGCGGTCAAGGCAGAAAAGCAGAAAATTCGGGAGGCTGTAGAGCAGAATGAGGTTGCAATAAAAACTGAGGCTGTTGCTAAAGCTATAAAGCGGGGCAAACTAACAATTGAGGAAATCGCCGAAGACAGCGGAGTTAGCGTTGATTTTGTGCTTGAAATTCAGCGAAGCCTTACCAGTAACTCGTAA
- a CDS encoding DUF4403 family protein, whose product MSRYFINKLRVSLCLLCVSLCYNFIGCTSTNRIDPKAPKESYTTTAMEVRNDRFLSTVHIPVSIALSDVERQINAQVNGLIYEDNSLTDNNNDNFMTKVWKRGTILVSAEDSLFQFTVPLRIWAKAGVSVLGFMQYKETEFEIDLRFKTRFDLDRDWSVQTQTTADGYGWVRRPTVSVIGLNVPITSLVARMIDKNMGSITKTLDQQVRREVDLKTPVLQAWNTLRTPYLLSEKYRTYLQIVPKRILITPLRFEGRVIRSTIGIEAFTLTTTGAKPDVRPAVSLPDLTVVPQIKDDFQIGLLSEASYEEAARLAAEEFVGKTFNFSNDTYSVTITSMGLYGQNDALIIKAGLSGTINGDIYLRGRPYYDAETQTISLKDLKYDLDTKNILQRSANWLLQGTFTRTLEKNLTIPVGSYIADMQKLLQQQLTNNRPVKGVTINGRIDEIRPDQVYLTPTALLAVVNARGRVDVKVEGL is encoded by the coding sequence ATGAGCCGCTACTTCATCAACAAACTCCGTGTATCTCTGTGTCTCCTCTGTGTATCTCTGTGTTACAACTTCATAGGCTGTACCTCCACCAATCGCATCGACCCGAAAGCTCCTAAAGAATCCTATACCACCACCGCTATGGAAGTCCGCAACGACCGCTTTCTATCAACCGTCCACATTCCCGTATCCATCGCTCTGAGCGACGTAGAACGGCAAATCAACGCGCAGGTCAACGGCCTGATTTACGAAGACAACAGCCTGACAGACAATAACAATGATAACTTCATGACGAAGGTCTGGAAGCGCGGCACCATCCTGGTCAGTGCTGAAGACAGCCTGTTTCAGTTTACCGTACCCTTGCGGATTTGGGCGAAAGCGGGCGTGTCGGTGCTGGGGTTCATGCAGTATAAAGAAACTGAGTTCGAGATAGACCTGCGTTTTAAAACCCGGTTCGACCTCGACCGTGACTGGTCGGTGCAGACGCAGACGACTGCCGACGGTTACGGCTGGGTACGTCGGCCAACGGTCAGCGTGATTGGGCTGAATGTCCCGATTACCAGCCTCGTGGCCCGGATGATTGATAAAAACATGGGCAGTATTACCAAAACGCTCGATCAGCAGGTGCGCCGGGAAGTGGACCTGAAAACGCCCGTGCTGCAAGCCTGGAATACGCTCCGAACGCCCTATCTGCTCTCCGAAAAATACCGGACGTACTTGCAGATTGTGCCAAAACGCATTCTTATCACACCGCTGCGGTTTGAGGGGCGCGTGATTCGGTCAACCATTGGTATTGAAGCGTTTACGCTCACCACCACCGGAGCCAAACCCGACGTGCGACCCGCCGTGTCGTTGCCCGACCTGACGGTAGTGCCGCAAATCAAAGACGATTTTCAGATTGGTCTGCTCAGCGAAGCCAGCTACGAAGAAGCCGCCAGATTGGCCGCTGAGGAGTTTGTTGGTAAAACCTTCAACTTCAGCAACGACACCTACAGCGTGACCATTACGAGCATGGGTTTGTACGGCCAAAACGATGCGCTGATTATCAAAGCGGGTCTGAGCGGCACCATTAACGGCGACATCTACCTGCGCGGTCGGCCCTACTACGACGCTGAAACGCAGACTATCTCGCTCAAAGACCTGAAATACGACCTCGACACCAAAAACATCCTGCAACGCTCGGCAAACTGGCTCTTGCAGGGTACGTTTACGCGAACGCTCGAAAAAAATCTGACGATTCCGGTTGGCAGCTATATTGCAGACATGCAGAAACTGCTACAACAGCAACTCACCAATAACCGCCCCGTTAAAGGCGTGACTATCAACGGGCGCATCGACGAAATCCGGCCCGACCAGGTTTATCTGACGCCCACCGCCCTGCTTGCCGTCGTAAACGCCAGAGGACGCGTGGATGTGAAGGTGGAAGGATTGTAG
- a CDS encoding DUF433 domain-containing protein, producing MNTYSNYISLNPAIRFGKPRIKGTRITGQDILNWLASGMTNEEILEDFPELTLEHIRAGLAFAADSERRTRLIAA from the coding sequence ATGAATACGTACAGCAACTACATCAGCCTGAACCCGGCCATCCGTTTCGGAAAACCCCGTATAAAAGGTACTCGCATTACCGGGCAGGACATCCTGAACTGGCTGGCATCGGGTATGACAAACGAAGAGATTCTGGAAGACTTCCCGGAACTAACACTTGAGCATATCCGGGCAGGACTGGCCTTTGCCGCTGACAGCGAACGGCGTACCCGGCTGATTGCCGCCTGA
- a CDS encoding TrpB-like pyridoxal phosphate-dependent enzyme, translating to MAQKKINLPESDIPESWYNIVADMPNKPLPPLHPGTHEPIGPEMLAPLFPMELIKQEVTSDTWVPIPDEVREVYKIWRPTPMFRAYGLEKLLDTPAKIYYKYEGVSPAGSHKPNTAVPQAYYNKQAGVKRITTETGAGQWGSALSFACQLFGIECEVYMVRASYDGKPYRKIMMNTWGATVYPSPSERTAAGRQILSQNPHSPGSLGIAISEAVELAMQDDDTKYALGSVLNHVLMHQTVIGLEAIKQLELAGDFPDIVVAPFGGGSNFAGIAFPFLRHNLTEGKQVRCIAAEPASCPKLTRGVFRYDLGDTIGMTPLLPMYTLGHNFIPAPIHAGGLRYHGAGAIVSQLLKDGLIEAQAFKQLECFEAGIQFARSEGIIPAPEATHAIATVIREAKQAKEEGKAKTILFNLCGHGHFDMGAYEQYLSGKLVEHEVTAEEIRESLAELNTPEIA from the coding sequence ATGGCACAAAAGAAAATAAACCTGCCCGAATCCGACATTCCCGAAAGCTGGTACAACATCGTGGCCGACATGCCCAATAAGCCGCTGCCACCGCTCCACCCCGGCACCCACGAACCCATCGGCCCGGAGATGCTGGCCCCGCTGTTTCCGATGGAACTGATTAAACAGGAAGTCACGTCCGATACGTGGGTGCCAATCCCCGACGAAGTGCGTGAAGTCTATAAAATCTGGCGACCCACGCCTATGTTCCGGGCCTACGGGCTGGAAAAATTGTTGGACACGCCCGCCAAAATCTATTATAAATACGAGGGTGTTAGCCCCGCCGGGTCGCACAAGCCCAACACGGCTGTGCCACAGGCGTACTATAACAAACAGGCTGGTGTTAAGCGTATTACGACCGAAACCGGCGCGGGGCAATGGGGCAGCGCGCTGAGTTTTGCGTGCCAGTTGTTCGGTATCGAGTGCGAGGTGTATATGGTGCGGGCGAGCTACGATGGCAAACCCTACCGCAAAATCATGATGAACACCTGGGGAGCTACGGTCTATCCATCGCCGTCGGAGCGCACGGCGGCTGGTCGGCAGATTCTGAGTCAGAACCCCCACTCGCCGGGCAGTTTAGGCATCGCCATCTCCGAAGCGGTTGAACTGGCGATGCAGGACGACGACACGAAATACGCTCTCGGGTCGGTGCTGAACCACGTGCTGATGCACCAAACTGTAATCGGTCTGGAAGCGATTAAACAACTCGAACTGGCGGGCGACTTTCCCGACATTGTAGTAGCTCCGTTCGGGGGCGGCTCCAACTTCGCGGGCATTGCGTTCCCGTTCCTGCGCCACAACCTGACCGAAGGCAAACAGGTGCGCTGCATTGCCGCCGAACCGGCCTCCTGCCCCAAACTGACGCGGGGCGTGTTCCGCTACGACCTCGGCGACACCATCGGCATGACGCCCCTGCTGCCAATGTACACGCTGGGCCACAACTTCATTCCAGCACCCATCCACGCGGGCGGGCTGCGCTACCACGGTGCGGGGGCCATTGTGAGTCAGTTGCTGAAAGACGGGCTGATTGAAGCGCAGGCGTTTAAACAATTGGAGTGTTTTGAAGCCGGGATTCAGTTTGCCCGCTCGGAGGGCATCATTCCCGCGCCCGAAGCCACCCACGCCATCGCGACGGTGATTCGCGAAGCCAAACAGGCGAAGGAAGAAGGCAAAGCCAAAACCATCCTGTTCAACCTCTGCGGTCACGGCCACTTCGACATGGGAGCTTACGAGCAGTATCTGAGCGGCAAACTCGTTGAACACGAAGTTACTGCCGAAGAAATCCGCGAGTCGCTGGCCGAGTTGAACACCCCGGAGATTGCGTAG
- a CDS encoding bstEII, whose amino-acid sequence MTTLPNSFGEYKDDAHNWITLASGEYYPDILFDACELYKPVLVLFGQILRESESSKSFFLNIASIKEQWMRIQLSRVFRKYVSPETPVEMLKKKTQAQLIVERFGDGFRPINVVQARYSSRPIPDEAICAILWEYKDRGKKGYDLTEKMFSLLKEIHPELTVIGPKRAGRDILMKEVFSDYPNQDRPIDFVIKEQDHILAIGLARYDSDRGGAQEDDRTGGYANCANEFAAYARQYGLNTKVIFINDGPGLLLGSMWNDYTKLESSWKGRIMVATLRMVQDRITREWLYS is encoded by the coding sequence ATGACAACGTTACCCAATTCTTTTGGGGAGTATAAAGATGATGCCCATAACTGGATAACATTAGCCAGTGGAGAGTATTATCCTGATATTCTGTTTGATGCTTGTGAGCTTTATAAACCTGTTTTGGTATTGTTCGGACAGATTCTGCGCGAGTCTGAGAGTTCCAAAAGTTTTTTCCTAAATATTGCATCTATCAAGGAACAGTGGATGCGTATTCAGCTTTCACGAGTATTTCGGAAGTATGTCAGTCCCGAAACACCCGTCGAAATGTTGAAAAAGAAAACTCAGGCACAATTGATCGTAGAGCGGTTTGGCGATGGATTTAGGCCCATCAATGTTGTGCAGGCTCGATATAGTTCAAGGCCCATTCCAGATGAGGCCATTTGCGCTATCCTTTGGGAATATAAGGACCGGGGCAAAAAAGGATATGATCTCACAGAAAAGATGTTTTCTTTGTTGAAAGAGATTCATCCAGAATTGACCGTTATCGGCCCAAAACGTGCTGGACGTGATATTCTGATGAAGGAAGTATTTTCAGATTACCCTAATCAAGACCGGCCTATTGATTTTGTAATAAAAGAGCAAGACCATATTCTGGCTATTGGGCTGGCTCGATATGATAGTGACCGTGGTGGCGCACAAGAGGATGACCGCACAGGTGGTTATGCAAACTGTGCTAACGAATTTGCGGCTTATGCTCGTCAATATGGTTTGAACACAAAAGTTATTTTCATCAACGATGGGCCGGGGCTTCTACTCGGTAGCATGTGGAACGACTATACTAAACTGGAATCCAGTTGGAAAGGGCGTATTATGGTTGCTACTCTGCGAATGGTTCAAGATCGCATTACACGGGAGTGGCTTTATTCGTAG
- a CDS encoding phytanoyl-CoA dioxygenase family protein has protein sequence MTRREEFQQQGFLIVRNVFTPDEVAQLRQAAYRHRDEQQQRGLVTQVKQASSVKGDLLSKDGLGWVIYDPRIVAIATEILGDTPTYFGDSTYQIGTGTRGFHRDNLDRNQYGQGADWDDSYRMIRFGVYLQNHDTYSGGIRFKAASNRQNDGSDVFADTRAGDVVLWDLRTLHSGNARRLKGLTNLPLHVGLENRLPALLFREQQGERVSLFFSYGVANHHLDRYVREHMVKRMAENVRLSDYTPETLEKAAQNHVNVLDVKERL, from the coding sequence ATGACACGCCGGGAAGAGTTTCAGCAACAGGGTTTTCTGATCGTTCGTAACGTGTTTACCCCCGACGAAGTGGCGCAGCTTCGGCAGGCCGCCTACCGCCACCGCGACGAACAGCAGCAGCGCGGCTTAGTGACGCAGGTAAAACAGGCATCGTCGGTGAAGGGCGATTTGCTGAGCAAAGACGGCCTCGGCTGGGTTATTTACGACCCGCGCATTGTTGCCATCGCCACCGAAATTCTCGGTGATACGCCTACCTATTTTGGCGACAGCACCTATCAGATTGGCACTGGCACTCGCGGCTTCCACCGCGATAACCTCGACCGCAACCAATACGGACAGGGTGCCGACTGGGACGACAGCTACCGCATGATTCGGTTTGGGGTGTATTTGCAGAACCACGACACCTACAGCGGGGGCATCCGGTTCAAAGCCGCCAGCAACCGGCAGAACGATGGCTCCGACGTGTTTGCTGATACCCGCGCAGGCGACGTGGTGCTGTGGGATTTGCGAACCCTGCACAGCGGCAACGCCCGCCGACTCAAAGGTTTGACGAATCTTCCGCTACACGTTGGCTTAGAAAATCGCCTGCCTGCCCTCCTGTTTCGCGAACAGCAGGGCGAGCGCGTCTCGCTCTTTTTCAGCTATGGCGTAGCAAACCACCACCTTGACCGCTACGTGCGCGAACACATGGTGAAACGCATGGCCGAGAACGTGCGACTGTCTGACTACACACCCGAAACGTTAGAGAAAGCCGCACAAAACCACGTTAACGTACTGGACGTGAAGGAGCGGTTATGA
- a CDS encoding Smr/MutS family protein, translating into MNIGDRVRMLRAKEQGVVSRFLPGNIVEIEIEDGFRIPVMRSELVVVSPLEAERLLKTDAYAPQKTTTPGNTTTGASTPGQILANQGIYLGFVSVNDREYSLHVVNNTDWEFPYTIGEESAAPTGGVQFRGLHSGVLKAKSQQKLNDHYTHATFENWPTFVVQGLWFRPGKSNLRPPFVKRFRARAASFFKEKVTVPILNQPGFLTQLDADNVEGNVQPVPTSNRAAQTRPQPIRPDELKAEMLKPKSDVSPISVERPSSVVDLHIEALLPGDLRQRTPADLLKVQLDTFEKALENAIASGMSDITFIHGVGSGALRQELHKRLGQHPNVRFFEDAQKQKFGYGATKVTIK; encoded by the coding sequence ATGAACATTGGCGATAGAGTCCGTATGCTGCGGGCGAAAGAACAGGGCGTGGTGTCGCGGTTTTTGCCGGGCAACATAGTCGAGATTGAAATTGAAGACGGATTCCGTATTCCGGTGATGCGGTCGGAATTGGTCGTTGTATCGCCCCTCGAAGCCGAGCGGCTGCTGAAGACCGACGCCTACGCGCCCCAGAAAACCACTACGCCGGGAAATACGACCACAGGTGCATCCACACCGGGACAAATACTTGCCAATCAGGGCATTTACCTCGGCTTCGTGTCCGTCAACGACCGCGAATATTCGCTGCATGTAGTGAACAATACCGACTGGGAGTTTCCGTACACGATTGGCGAAGAATCTGCCGCACCAACGGGTGGGGTTCAGTTTCGGGGGCTGCACAGTGGCGTGTTGAAAGCCAAATCGCAGCAGAAACTAAACGACCACTACACCCACGCTACCTTCGAGAACTGGCCTACGTTTGTGGTGCAGGGCTTGTGGTTTCGGCCCGGCAAGTCGAACCTGCGACCGCCATTTGTGAAACGCTTCCGGGCGCGGGCGGCTTCGTTCTTCAAGGAAAAGGTAACGGTGCCAATCCTGAACCAGCCCGGTTTCCTGACGCAGTTAGACGCCGACAACGTAGAAGGCAACGTGCAGCCGGTGCCAACCAGCAACCGCGCAGCCCAAACCCGCCCGCAGCCCATCCGCCCCGACGAACTGAAAGCCGAAATGCTCAAACCCAAATCCGATGTGTCGCCGATTTCGGTTGAGCGGCCTTCGTCGGTCGTTGATTTGCACATCGAAGCGTTATTGCCCGGCGATCTGCGTCAGCGCACCCCCGCCGACCTGCTCAAAGTACAACTCGACACATTCGAGAAAGCGTTGGAGAACGCCATTGCCAGTGGCATGAGCGACATCACGTTCATTCACGGCGTTGGCAGCGGGGCGTTGCGACAGGAGTTGCACAAACGGCTTGGTCAGCACCCCAATGTTCGGTTTTTCGAGGATGCCCAGAAGCAGAAGTTTGGCTACGGAGCCACGAAAGTGACGATTAAGTAG